AGACCTTTTGTGGATCTTCAAGAGCCTTGGATACAGTCTCTTTCTGCAAGCACCTCTTACAGTAAGCAATCAGCTTCGGACACTCGGCCTCTATGTTGAAGTTTCCGATGGTCTCATAGGCATAAAACCAGGAATAGAAAGGAACAAGTGCTATATCAACGTAGCCGATGGTCTCGCCCCCAAAGTAAGGCTTGTCTCCGAGCTCTCCTTCCATCAACTTGAGGCTGTCAATGAAGTCCTTCTTGGCTGCCTCctgttcttctccttttttcgACCATATCTTCCTCCCAAGGTCATATATCTGCAGATTCATACCATCACacaaaggtgaaaaaaaattaaaaaaatcaaagactcTTTGGAATCACAAAAGCCAAAAGTAGCCCCAAACCCAAAGTCCTCGTTGAGATTTCCTTGTTAACTACAGTAATTAATACCTGTTTACAGGgtaaagcaaaataaatcaCTGTCACAGAGTGAACAAATCTAACGCAACTAAATTGAGGAACAGTGATGGTGCCCAGAGTCTTCTCTTTTACTAAGTTTTGAAAGTGACAgagtaaaaaatcaaatctttgaGAGCAAAAACCAACCAACCAAATTAGAAGGCTCTGGACTTTTTTTCCCACCACAATAAAGGAAAGCTTGATCAACAGGAAATTAACCTCTAGTGTCACTgtcaatgatatatttttttgatacttGAGGGTGAGTGGGTGGCCACTGAGTACGGACAACCCACCTGTGGCCAATAACTCATACAGACAGAAATATCAAGAAATATCATCACCTGAGTCCAAATTCTTATCTTCGTTGCAACCTTCTatgacatttttttatgttttcctgTTGAATCTTTAAAGCAGTTGGATACACCCAACTTGGTAATCCTTGTACAAAAACATCCTGACAACCTCTACTTTAATTCTCATGAATTcgccattataaaaatatagttcatCAATTAGAAACCTTAaagaccaatttttttttcaacaaaagaaaaatcaccgCCAACAACAATTGAGATGAACATAAACAGAATTTCCACCAATCCATATCATGATGCCTAATTTCTTCCTTTGATATTAATCTTAAGGGCtgtacaattttaatttttgtttgatgcGATTCTACTCCTTTCAAGCtgatcaaatttcaaaataggTTTAATCAGATCATagctcaaatctaaaaaattcaagaacaaaaaagatgGAACTCTTTAAGTGCAAAGAAACACACCTTCTTGTCAACAAAATCAGCCCAGAACCTAGCCTGAGCTTTCTGGTACGGATCAGAAGGCAACAAAGGAGCGCTGTCCTTCCACACCTCATCAATATATTGAACAATAATAAGTGACTCACAGACAGGTTTCCCATTATGGACAAGAACTGGGATTTGCTTGTTAACAGGATTCATTTGAAGGAGCAAAGCACTTTTGTTCCTCAAATCTTCTTCAGTGTACTCATACTTGACGCCCTTTTCAGCCAACGCTAATCTCACTCTCATACCAAATGGACTTGGCCAGAAATCCAACAGGGTCACTTGATCACTAGCCATTCTTGAAGTGAAAAAGAAGATGTTGCAAGTTAAGgttcttttgctttgttttcttgGGATACAGATGAGGTTGTGTTCTGGCAGTATCGAAATAAGAGTATTTATAGTTGGAAAAGGCTGGAGTGAGTAGGTTACGGCAGATTTTTTAGGGTTGTATGATTGAAGGGtggagaataatataatttatattttagttttgtttaatattttattttattttattattgaaaaggtATAGTTAtaggtttgaattttattatttttatttaaaatctaattattaacataatataatattaactataaagttttaaatttaaattttttatttaaataataaaataaattatatctggaagaagaaaaagagaagtaatgtagatttatataattttgaaactcaaattaaaaaactttttattcaaaaaaaaaatattaaaaaataaaataaattatattttaaaatataatacagatctatataaatttcatatttaaataattatcactttaaaaaaataaaataaaatatattttaaaaatagtatagGTAAAATAGTTTAaagcataaataatttttatttaaaaagaaagaattattagagaataaaatatatttttttaattaacgtgtGAGTGTCTGCATTAACTTACACGCAACTCGATTAATTTCACGgactataaaattaataactatataaatttatattaatcatcatattaataattatattatttaaatttaaaataaaaaaaaatatcgagaTACCAAATTCCTACCCGTTGCCTGCCTACTATATggttagaataaaatatatcttatcATATCATGTCATGGAATCTTGAAGAATGAAATATGATTATTTGTGACAGACTGCAAGATGTCTAATGTGTCAGCATAGTTCGTCTTCAAGGACCCCATGCTGTTTATTTTTTGGGCCTTGCCATGGCATatcttttttcccttcaaattattgaaatgtttcttctttttttacctttttttctctcGGATAATTTGATTAACCAATGACTAAATGGACtagtttctatttatttttgtattttaaaaatataaaaaaaaaaagttaaaatttttttatttattttttttgctttaaattaatatttttttttatttttttaaatcatttttatacactgatttcaaaattgatttttaaaaaataataaaaaaatatattattttaatatattttaaagtaaaaagtactttgaaaagcaattgcaACTACACTCCCAAAACATGCGTAAATAAATGCATTTTATAAGGGTGTGTTAagtaatagatttttttttttccatttcaattttttttattttcttttccaatgaaaaaaaatagaaaaattcatTCTTTTGTTAAGAtgtatttttccattaaaaaaaaataagaaaggcaTCAAGAATATAActagttttcataaaaaaaaataaaaaccataactCTTAATAgttatcttgatatttttattgtgataCTCTAGTTATAGAATATTACTTTTACTctactcaaataaaaaactatcataagaagttatattattaacttaaaaaagtatatattaaattttaataaaaaataaatttatggtactaactaaatataaaaatgttggaaaaaataattttaatcttttatattattaaagatttttatattatagataAAACAAAACCTATTTCAGTCGAAGATTAAaccaaaggaaataaaaatttatattatagatCAGATTCTCGTTATCACAAAAGTTAACAGAGTTGAGGGATTTACTATGCACACTTACATTTCATTGTGTATTTCTaagatgaaattataattttactattttttagaaaaattatttagttttattttaagg
This is a stretch of genomic DNA from Populus alba chromosome 11, ASM523922v2, whole genome shotgun sequence. It encodes these proteins:
- the LOC118035707 gene encoding probable glutathione S-transferase, translated to MASDQVTLLDFWPSPFGMRVRLALAEKGVKYEYTEEDLRNKSALLLQMNPVNKQIPVLVHNGKPVCESLIIVQYIDEVWKDSAPLLPSDPYQKAQARFWADFVDKKIYDLGRKIWSKKGEEQEAAKKDFIDSLKLMEGELGDKPYFGGETIGYVDIALVPFYSWFYAYETIGNFNIEAECPKLIAYCKRCLQKETVSKALEDPQKVYDFVLMLMKKFGL